Proteins found in one Thermoleophilaceae bacterium genomic segment:
- a CDS encoding nuclear transport factor 2 family protein: protein MSAENVDAARRGFEAAMSGDLSVIEELLDPDVKWHGGDPGSGCQNREEALHFMRQALENGFTAELVDVIDAGDKVIVLLKPANAPEPRANLTTFRDGKVVEMVAFESPEEARAAANA, encoded by the coding sequence ATGTCGGCGGAAAACGTGGACGCTGCCCGCCGCGGGTTCGAGGCGGCGATGAGCGGCGACCTCTCCGTGATCGAGGAACTCCTGGACCCCGACGTGAAGTGGCACGGCGGCGATCCGGGATCAGGCTGCCAGAACCGCGAGGAGGCGCTCCACTTCATGCGCCAGGCGCTGGAGAACGGCTTCACCGCGGAGCTCGTGGACGTCATAGACGCGGGCGACAAGGTGATCGTGCTGCTGAAGCCAGCAAACGCCCCAGAGCCCCGAGCAAACCTGACGACCTTCAGAGACGGAAAGGTCGTAGAGATGGTGGCCTTCGAAAGCCCGGAAGAGGCCCGGGCAGCAGCAAACGCCTGA
- a CDS encoding RluA family pseudouridine synthase codes for MDAVRFVAGAEDEGKRLDVRLAAEPPVGSRAKAQRLIDAGLVTVDGRARPKSHALAVGETVEARPEPPPAPVDEAAGEGVPFEVVYEDEHLLVVDKPAGVVVHPAAGHATGTLSQALAARGAAGGDSARPGIVHRLDRDTSGLLVVAKSQAVHRALQDLIRRRELEREYAALVEGRPARSGTIDAPVGRDRVERKLISTRTDAPREARTHFEIVEELPRTSLLSVRLETGRTHQIRAHMAAIGHPVVGDSAYGGGKSGSRLGLTRQFLHSKKLRFRHPVTGALIGCESKLPLDLSRTLGLARGEPVSEGPDGD; via the coding sequence ATGGACGCGGTGCGCTTCGTCGCCGGGGCCGAGGACGAGGGGAAGCGCCTCGACGTGCGGCTCGCGGCGGAGCCGCCCGTGGGCTCGCGCGCGAAGGCTCAGAGGCTGATCGACGCCGGGCTCGTGACGGTCGACGGGCGGGCACGCCCCAAGAGCCACGCACTGGCCGTCGGGGAGACGGTGGAGGCCAGGCCCGAGCCACCGCCAGCCCCGGTGGACGAAGCGGCCGGGGAGGGAGTCCCGTTCGAGGTGGTGTACGAGGACGAGCACCTGCTCGTGGTGGACAAGCCCGCCGGCGTGGTGGTGCATCCGGCGGCGGGACACGCCACCGGCACGCTTTCGCAGGCGCTCGCGGCGCGAGGGGCGGCCGGGGGCGATTCGGCGCGGCCCGGGATCGTGCACCGGCTCGATCGGGACACGTCCGGCCTGCTCGTGGTGGCCAAGTCCCAGGCTGTGCACCGGGCGCTTCAGGACCTGATCCGGCGCCGCGAGCTCGAGCGCGAGTACGCGGCGCTCGTGGAGGGGAGACCGGCGCGAAGCGGGACGATCGATGCCCCGGTGGGGCGCGACCGGGTGGAGCGCAAGCTCATCTCCACCCGCACGGACGCGCCGCGCGAGGCGCGCACACACTTCGAGATCGTGGAGGAGCTGCCCCGAACCTCCCTTCTCAGCGTCAGATTGGAGACAGGCCGCACTCACCAGATCCGCGCGCACATGGCCGCGATCGGCCACCCGGTGGTGGGAGATTCCGCTTACGGAGGCGGAAAATCGGGGTCCCGGCTTGGGCTAACGCGCCAATTCCTGCATTCGAAAAAACTGAGGTTTCGACATCCTGTTACGGGGGCATTAATCGGCTGCGAGTCCAAACTACCCCTCGACCTAAGTCGCACGCTCGGCTTAGCCCGAGGGGAGCCAGTCTCCGAAGGGCCAGACGGGGACTGA
- the lspA gene encoding signal peptidase II has translation MISGWRKVLIVVGAVMVADQLTKSIVRGSLLPGERRQVLAGILDITNANNKGIAFGALAGGGAIVAALTGLALGALVVYFVLRARTPHLWLPVGLLLGGALGNLADRARMGSVTDFIDPRLWPAFNVADMCVVVGVLILLWVIEGGSSPSAGTGG, from the coding sequence GTGATCTCCGGCTGGCGGAAGGTGCTGATCGTGGTTGGGGCGGTGATGGTGGCCGACCAGCTCACGAAGTCGATCGTCCGCGGCTCGCTCCTGCCCGGGGAGCGGCGCCAGGTGCTGGCGGGCATCCTCGACATCACCAATGCGAACAACAAGGGGATCGCCTTCGGAGCCCTCGCGGGTGGGGGAGCGATAGTGGCAGCCCTCACCGGGCTCGCGCTGGGCGCGCTCGTCGTCTACTTCGTGTTGCGTGCGCGCACGCCGCACCTGTGGCTGCCGGTGGGGCTCCTGCTCGGCGGGGCGCTCGGGAACCTCGCCGACCGCGCCCGGATGGGTTCCGTCACCGACTTCATCGATCCGCGGCTGTGGCCCGCGTTCAACGTGGCGGACATGTGCGTGGTGGTGGGCGTGCTGATCCTGCTCTGGGTGATCGAGGGCGGCTCCTCTCCGTCCGCCGGAACCGGCGGCTGA
- a CDS encoding DUF167 domain-containing protein encodes MGESSYLSEREGDVLVRVRLQPRSRGDEIVGERAGSLLVRVTAPPLDGRANEALCRLLAKAVGVAPGRASVVRGASARDKVVRLVGVGVAAAGKRLP; translated from the coding sequence ATGGGGGAGAGTTCGTACCTCTCCGAGCGCGAGGGGGACGTGCTCGTGCGGGTGCGCCTCCAGCCGCGGTCCCGCGGCGACGAGATCGTGGGCGAGCGCGCAGGTTCGCTCCTGGTGCGGGTCACCGCGCCGCCGCTCGATGGGCGCGCGAACGAGGCTCTCTGCCGGCTGCTCGCGAAGGCGGTGGGCGTCGCGCCCGGTCGAGCAAGCGTGGTGAGGGGCGCGTCGGCGCGGGACAAGGTGGTGCGCCTGGTGGGCGTGGGCGTCGCGGCGGCAGGAAAGCGGCTGCCGTGA